The following is a genomic window from Stenotrophomonas maltophilia.
GAATTCGTGCTCGGCCATCATCCGCGCGTACTTCTCGGTCTTGGCCAGCTGCTGCTGCAGCGAGCGGTAGGGATAGTGCAGCAGGTCGCCGCGCAGGGCGCCGACGCTGCCGTCGACGCTGGCCGCTTCGTGGATCTCGCGCTTGCCGCGCCAGCCGCCCTGGCGGCGGTCGAACAGGCGCAGCACCCGGTCCGGGTAGGCGTTGCCGTGGCGCAGGAACTTGCCGAAGTACTCGGAGAGGCGCGCGAAGCGGTAGCCGGCATGGCCTGCGAAGCCGCCGTCGCGGGCCTGTTCGATGGCCGTGCGCAGGTCCGGGCTGATGCGCTCATCGGCGTCCAGGCACAGCACCCAGTCGTGGCTGGCCTGCTCTACGCAGAACGCCTTCTGGCTGCGGAAGCCGTCGAACGGCCGCTGCAGCACGCGGGCACCGGCCGCTTCGGCGATGGACACGGTGGCGTCGGTGGACTGCGAGTCCACCACCACGATCTCATCGCAGAAGTCCAGCGAGGCCAGGCAGTCGCCGATGCGGCCGGCCTCGTTGAACGTGATAA
Proteins encoded in this region:
- a CDS encoding glycosyltransferase family 2 protein; its protein translation is MSSTTAPIERPRISACIITFNEAGRIGDCLASLDFCDEIVVVDSQSTDATVSIAEAAGARVLQRPFDGFRSQKAFCVEQASHDWVLCLDADERISPDLRTAIEQARDGGFAGHAGYRFARLSEYFGKFLRHGNAYPDRVLRLFDRRQGGWRGKREIHEAASVDGSVGALRGDLLHYPYRSLQQQLAKTEKYARMMAEHEFARGKRATLGKLVLAPAWRFWRGFLFRGGFRDGWHGLVYAYVRANYVRQKTIMLWMLGNGQAVADPPGA